A single window of Drosophila suzukii chromosome 3, CBGP_Dsuzu_IsoJpt1.0, whole genome shotgun sequence DNA harbors:
- the LOC139353056 gene encoding uncharacterized protein, with protein MRHDLNLTPVPSFRNWNSNTTDRMIKCSFCLILFITNEFLLISGNKNERSINTKSDFGLTHIDNSQKTIYAAKIPIALFKELMPERNRVKRMIFSGRISYDHKGNPVIRNKARTKDNWFWNVF; from the exons ATGAGACATGACTTAAACCTAACACCAGTCCCATCATTCCGAAACTGGAACTCAAATACGACGGACAGAATGATAAAGTGCTCCTTCTGTCTGATACTCTTCATCACGAACGAATTTCTACTCATCAGTGGAAATAAAAACGAACGAAGTATAAATACTAAATCAGACTTTGGACTCACACATATAGATAATAGCCAGAAG acAATCTATGCCGCCAAAATTCCCATTGCACTCTTCAAG GAACTAATGCCGGAGAGAAATCGTGTTAAAAGAATGATTTTCAGCGGAAGAATCTCTTATGATCATAAGGGTAATCCCGTCATAAGAAATAAGGCACGCACTAAAGATAATTGGTTTTGGAACGTATTTTAA